DNA from Pelodiscus sinensis isolate JC-2024 chromosome 1, ASM4963464v1, whole genome shotgun sequence:
CTAGAAAAATCCAACTTCAGTCATGAGTATTTTCTGAGAACTCTTGGAAGGCCAATCAACAGTTGTGATTGGCATCACAAAATATATCCATGTCTCAGGAAGTGTGCAACTTTCCTAGAAGTAGGTCATCTCGTAGCTGCCTATTGCAGGTCTTCCTTCATTCAAGCTGCAGGTTCTAGTACTAGTCACTGGATATTGGGCATAATGGACTACAGGTCTCATCCAACCAGACCGTCCCTAACTTCCTATCAGAGGTGTAAATCCAAGAATATATTTTTGCTCCTCTTCCTTGAACTACTGGGGTTCTTGTGTCATAACTGCCCTCTACTTACTGAGAACAGAACAATGTCTCGTAAAATATTGTCTTGCCTTCTATTCTTTTTCCTTTCAGGAAGGAAAATTCAAAACTCCTCAGATCTACCCAGTACATCATGTCAGATGTCAATGTCACCAAATCTACTCCTGCAGTTTTCCTTCTCACTGGGATACCAGAGCATGAAGATGTCCATCTGTGGATCTCTATCCCCTTGTGCCTTATTTATGCCATATTGATAATGGGAAATACAGGTATTCTTTTCTTTATAAAAACAGATCCAAGCCTCCATGaacccatgtacattttcctttccatgttggccATCACAGACCTTGGATTATCAATGACTACTATGCCGACAACACTAGGCGCATTCTTGTTTAACTCTAGGGAGATCAACCATGATGCCTGTTTTACCCAGTTGTTCTTCTTCCACTCGCTTTCATACATTGAATCTTCTGTGCTCGTGTCGATGGCCTTTGACCGCTTCATTGCAATCCGTGACCCACTAAGATACATTTCCATCTTAACCCCACTGAGAATAGCCAAGTTAGGACTGGTGTGTATGCTAAGAGGGGTGGCTTTAGCACTCCCATACCCCTTTCTCCTGAAACGCTACCCATACTGTCGAGCCAATGTCCTCTCCCATTCTTACTGTATGCACAATGAGGTCATGAAGCTGGCTTGTGCGGACATCACAGTTAACAATATCTATGGCTTGGTCATAATACTTTCCACAGTGGGGTTGGACTCTCTGCTTATCCTCCTCTCGTATGTGATGATTCTCAAAACAGTGCTGAGCATTGCATCCCGCATGGAGACCCTCAgggccctgaacacctgcgtCTCCCACCTCTGCGCCGTCCTGCTCTTCTATACACCAATGGTCAGTCTGTCTCTGATACACAGATTTGGAAACAGCTCATCTCACTGGCTTCAGATTCTCTTTGGATACATCTACCTGCTGGTGCCACCCCTGATGAACCCAATCGTGTACAGCGTGAAAAGCAAACACCTGCGCATGAGGATAATCAGGCTTTTTGTCAAGTGAAGAGTCATTTCAACATATTAATCCAGCTCTGGTGATGAGGGAGATGAAAAATATGGGCCACATGCATCTCCTCCCTCATTGGTCTCAGTGACAGTAACTCGAATTTGCTTTGGATAAAATACATCATGTAACCTATCAGTTTTAATATCTCAATCTGCTGTATcttaatatcttagggtatggctacactacagtactaatttgaactaactaagttcgaattagttaattcgaacctagctaattcgaattagcgcatctagacttaaaaactagttcgaattagagttttgctaattcgaacgagcatttccacactgattggacgctggggcacatttaagggcagctgaaaccggttctggcagggcatcaggtcagtagttgctttgtgtggctgctgtctgaggctatctgaggcttgtgcttaaagggacccccctggacagccggttctcagcttttccgcttgcttgcctacctcgccgtgggacagcaaagcatttttctctgcacctgcctgtgtcagtgcttccctttggggacgccgccttagttggcaacatggagccagagctcgccctgggctttctggtgcagtttttggacttgctgctgcaagcctgccagcaacagCTGGAGGCTGCCTGTCACCACCTGGTGCaagtcagccccctacctctccgcctggcctctttgggggccatggaggagccgcagcagcgcctggacgccagcgtgccccgctgcatctggcgtctggacactagcaatgactggtgggactgcatcatcctggagcgctggggagacagatagtggacccagaacttcaggatgaaaagggacaccttcctggagcaatGCGAATGgatcacccctgctctgcggtgatgggacactcgcatgaggcccgccatccccctccagaagtgtgtggccatcgccctcatgaagctctccacgccagacagctaccgatccatcgggaaccagttcggcgtggggagatccaccgtcggagcagtgctcacgcaggtacagcactcaccagccactgggccggggggggagggcggctgtAAGGAGGGGAtaggccgccccagggaaaatgggggaggggaggaggagaaagtgccCTGCActggagggttcggtctgtcctggccgtactacacgccgtccgggggggttgcttccggtagtggggcgcggggcagtgccagggaactaACACTCCCAGCCATCTgggtgccccagtgattcgcggtttgctgtgtctctctgcaggtggtcaaggccatcaaccgggtgctgctctgcagggtggtccacctcactGACCCAGAcgcagtcatccaggggttcagtgCCCTTGGCTTCCctaactgcggggggggggcatcgacaggacgcacatccccatctgtgccccggaacaccaggcctcccagtacgtcaaccaaaaggggtacttctccatcctcctgcaggccgtgtgtgaccactggggacagttcatggacattaatgtgggctggtccggcaaggcacacaacgCACGGGTattccggaactcctccgtgtgccagcggctgcaggccgggaccttcttccccgaccgccacatcagggtcggggatgtggacatgcctgtgtgcctggtgggggatgcggcctaccccctacagccctggctaatgaaaccgtacacggggcacctcaacccctcccgccaggcctttaatgccaggctgatcagggcccgcatcatgatcgagggggccttcgggcaactgaaagccagatttaggtgcctcctcactcacctcgacctcgccgagcacaatatccctcccgtggtggcagcatgttgtgtgctgcacaatttgtgtgaacgaaagggggaggctttcctgccagcctggatggctgatgctgagcgcatggctggccactatgctcagccccacactgccgccatccgggaagcccagcgagaggctgtccggatccgggaagccctgcgggagagcttccaggtggaggaggaggactgaactcttcctgcatgccccactggggccttcttccactctcccccccccttaccatttcccctccctaacccctcttcctaatgtcaaataaacacacctgttttgccaacaaaaatctctttttattttacataactggggtggggggagggaggagagagggtgggagacgggaggggaaacctgggaggagggagctagaagggggaggaaggggaagaaggggagggaaagctcaggctttgGAGTCCTGCTTGCTCTctcatctcgcagcactgcgggtgtggaGGCATCGGGGGGGAgtaggtgtggagggtggggcaggagggatggggggtgcggaggaagcgggaggcggagcaggggtgagaggaggagcgagagctgggatggacacaggggctggagcagcaggaggcaggaacctCTCCACCAAGGTATGGAGGTGGCCTATGAGGGCACAgcactgctcctccagtgcctccaaactcAGCTGATGCAGccacaggtcctcctggacccagtggtcctgggtgcggagctggtgctccagtagccgcaggtgccgccgctggtagtcctcttggttcctggcacgcctgctggcctgggtgcgggtggcTATTGCAGGccgggtggtgcgccctgcagtcctaGGTGCTGCGGCt
Protein-coding regions in this window:
- the LOC102460947 gene encoding olfactory receptor 51G2-like, with translation MSDVNVTKSTPAVFLLTGIPEHEDVHLWISIPLCLIYAILIMGNTGILFFIKTDPSLHEPMYIFLSMLAITDLGLSMTTMPTTLGAFLFNSREINHDACFTQLFFFHSLSYIESSVLVSMAFDRFIAIRDPLRYISILTPLRIAKLGLVCMLRGVALALPYPFLLKRYPYCRANVLSHSYCMHNEVMKLACADITVNNIYGLVIILSTVGLDSLLILLSYVMILKTVLSIASRMETLRALNTCVSHLCAVLLFYTPMVSLSLIHRFGNSSSHWLQILFGYIYLLVPPLMNPIVYSVKSKHLRMRIIRLFVK